From the Esox lucius isolate fEsoLuc1 chromosome 21, fEsoLuc1.pri, whole genome shotgun sequence genome, one window contains:
- the cct5 gene encoding T-complex protein 1 subunit epsilon, whose amino-acid sequence MSAMGQLAFDEYGRPFIIIKDQDKKTRLSGLDALKSHIMAAKAVASTLRTSLGPNGLDKMMVDRDGEVTITNDGATILSMMDVDHQIAKLMVELSKSQDDEIGDGTTGVVVLAGALLEEAEQLLDRGIHPIRISDGYDQAAKIAIEQLDKISETYPYDPENTEPLIQTAMTTLGSKVINRCHRQMAEIAVNAVLTVADMNRKDVDFELIKMEGKVGGKLEDTQLIKGVIVDKEFSHPQMPKLLKDTKMAILTCPFEPPKPKTKHKLDVTCVEDYKALQKYEKDKFLEMIKQIKDTGANLAICQWGFDDEANHLLLQNELPAVRWVGGPEIELIAIATGGRIVPRFSELTAEKLGSAGVVREICFGTTKDRMLVIEECKNSRAVTIFIRGGNKMIIEEAKRALHDALCVIRNLVRDNRIVYGGGASEIACALAVNQAADKCPSLEQYAMRAFADALEVIPMALAENSGLNSIQTMTEVRARQVAESNPALGIDCLHLNTNDMKQQHVIETLHGKKQQISLATQVVKMILKIDDIRSPGESEE is encoded by the exons ATGTCCGCTATGGGGCAACTCGCTTTTGATGAATATGGACGGCCGTTCATCATCATTAAAGACCAGGATAAGAAGACTCGGTTATCGGGCCTTGACGCACTGAAG TCTCACATCATGGCAGCAAAGGCCGTTGCCTCGACGCTAAGGACGTCACTAGGACCAAACG gtttggaCAAGATGATGGTTGATCGGGATGGGGAAGTGACCATCACTAATGACGGAGCCACTATCCTCAGTATGATGGACGTGGATCACCAGATTGCCAAGCTCATGGTAGAGCTCTCTAAGTCTCAGGACGACGAGATTGGAGATGGGACCACAGGGGTTGTTG TGCTAGCCGGTGCACTTCTGGAGGAAGCAGAGCAGCTGCTGGACAGGGGCATCCACCCCATCCGTATCTCGGACGGTTACGACCAGGCCGCTAAGATCGCCATCGAGCAGCTCGACAAAATCAGCGAGACTTACCCTTATGACCCTGAAAACACAGAGCCGCTCATCCAGACTGCCATGACCACGCTGGGATCCAAAGT GATCAACCGCTGCCACAGACAGATGGCGGAGATCGCCGTAAACgctgtcctgactgtggcaGACATGAACCGCAAGGATGTCGACTTTGAGCTAATCAAGATGGAGGGCAAGGTTGGAGGCAAGCTGGAGGACACCCAGCTCATCAAGGGAGTCATTGTAGACAAGGAGTTTAGCCACCCTCAGATGCCCAAG CTCCTGAAAGACACAAAGATGGCCATCCTGACCTGTCCGTTTGAGCCCCCTAAGCCTAAGACCAAGCACAAGCTGGATGTGACCTGTGTTGAGGACTACAAGGCCCTGCAGAAGTATGAGAAGGATAAGTTTCTGGAGATGATCAAACAG ATTAAGGACACCGGCGCAAACCTGGCAATCTGCCAGTGGGGATTTGATGATGAGGCGAATCACCTGCTGCTGCAGAATGAGCTGCCTGCTGTCCGCTGGGTCGGAGGGCCCGAGATCGAG ctgATTGCCATAGCAACAGGAGGCCGCATTGTTCCTCGGTTCTCTGAGCTGACTGCCGAGAAGCTGGGTTCAGCCGGCGTTGTCAGGGAGATCTGTTTTGGAACTACAAAGGATCGCATGCTGGTCATCGAGGAGTGCAAGAACTCCAGGGCTGTCACCATCTTCATCCGTGGGGGAAACAAAATG ATCATCGAGGAGGCCAAGCGTGCACTGCATGATGCACTATGCGTCATCCGTAACCTGGTCAGAGACAATCGCATAGTCTATGGGGGTGGTGCTTCTGAGATCGCCTGTGCCCTCGCCGTCAACCAAGCAGCAGATAAG TGCCCATCCCTTGAGCAGTATGCCATGCGTGCATTTGCTGATGCCCTGGAGGTGATCCCAATGGCCCTGGCAGAGAACAGTGGGCTTAACTCCATCCAGACCATGACAGAGGTCCGTGCCAGGCAGGTGGCTGAGTCTAACCCTGCTCTGGGTATTGACTGTCTGCACCTCAACACCAACG ATATGAAGCAGCAGCATGTGATTGAGACTCTGCATGGAAAGAAGCAGCAGATCTCTCTGGCCACCCAGGTAGTCAAGATGATCCTGAAGATTGATGATATCAGAAGCCCTGGAGAGTCTGAAGAATGA